A genomic segment from Aegilops tauschii subsp. strangulata cultivar AL8/78 chromosome 1, Aet v6.0, whole genome shotgun sequence encodes:
- the LOC109785811 gene encoding U1 small nuclear ribonucleoprotein A has translation MSGEAGAGGGGEANGVQPNVTIYINNLNEKIKLEALKKSLNAVFSQFGKIIEVLAFKTLKHKGQAWVVFEDVASATEALKRMQDFPFYDKPMKIQYAKTKSDVIAKADGTFVPREKRKRNDEKPEKKQKREQHHDVNQAGVGMHAYPGAYGAPPLSQLPFGAGPKVMMPEIIVPNNILFVQELPHDATALMLQMFFCQYPGFKEVRMIEAKPGIAFVEYGDEGQATAAMNLLQGFKIKENPMRITYAKK, from the exons ATGAGCGGCGAGgcgggggccggcggcggcggggaggcgaaCGGCGTCCAGCCGAACGTGACCATCTACATCAATAACCTCAACGAGAAGATCAAACTCGAAG CGCTTAAGAAGTCCCTGAATGCCGTTTTCTCCCAGTTTGGGAAAATCATTGAGGTGCTTGCTTTTAAGACTTTGAAGCATAAAGGGCAGGCATGGGTTGTGTTCGAAGATGTTGCATCAGCAACTGAGGCTTTGAAGAGGATGCAAGATTTTCCCTTCTATGACAAACCCATG AAAATTCAATATGCCAAGACCAAGTCAGATGTTATAGCAAAAGCTGATGGCACCTTCGTACCTCGAGAAAAAAGGAAGAGGAATGATGAGAAAC CTGAAAAGAAGCAGAAGCGTGAGCAGCACCACGATGTTAACCAGGCTGGCGTGGGCATGCATGCCTATCCTGGTGCTTATGGGGCTCCGCCG CTCTCTCAGCTACCTTTTGGTGCGGGACCAAAGGTCATGATGCCAGAGATTATTGTACCAAACAACATTCTCTTCGTCCAAGAACTCCCACACGACGCCACGGCTTTGATGCTGCAGATGTTCTTCTGCCAGTACCCTGGGTTCAAGGAAGTGCGGATGATCGAAGCAAAGCCCGGAATCGCTTTCGTGGAGTATGGAGACGAGGGGCAGGCGACCGCAGCCATGAACCTTCTTCAAGGTTTCAAAATCAAAGAGAACCCAATGCGCATCACATATGCGAAGAAGTAA
- the LOC109785810 gene encoding mediator of RNA polymerase II transcription subunit 28 has translation MAEPPPPPSQSPAQTPPPTQQQTPAATARDEMMACVAALEAALLPCLPARELQAVDRSLQSSHQIDVERHARDFMEAAKKLQSYFITMQREDQPTDEELLRKEITTMEEELKTKSELIAKHKSLIEGWQKELKVQLGKHNTELERV, from the exons ATGgcagagccgccgccgcccccgtcgcagTCGCCGGCGCAGACGCCGCCGCCCACGCAGCAGCAGACGCCCGCGGCAACCGCGCGGGATGAAATGATGGCGTGCGTGGCTGCGCTGGAGGCAGCGCTGCTGCCGTGCCTCCCCGCGCGCGAGCTGCAGGCCGTCGACCGCTCCCTCCAGTCCTCCCACCAGA TTGATGTGGAGAGGCACGCGAGGGATTTCATGGAGGCCGCCAAGAAGCTTCAGTCTTACTTCATCACCATGCAGCGCGAGGACCAACCAACAGACGAAGAACTGCTTCGTAAG GAGATTACTACAATGGAGGAAGAACTGAAGACCAAGTCTGAGCTCATTGCCAAGCACAAGAGTCTCATTGAAGGGTGGCAGAAAGAACTAAAGGTCCAGCTGGGCAAGCACAACACCGAGCTCGAAAGAGTTTGA